A single region of the Phoenix dactylifera cultivar Barhee BC4 unplaced genomic scaffold, palm_55x_up_171113_PBpolish2nd_filt_p 000345F, whole genome shotgun sequence genome encodes:
- the LOC120105704 gene encoding stearoyl-[acyl-carrier-protein] 9-desaturase, chloroplastic-like: MASRVAFRPEAFLCFSPPKIKRSARSPRISMASTVGPSTKVEIPKKPFMPPREVHVQVTHSMPPQKMEIFKSLEDWAENNILVHLKPVEKCWQPQDFLPDPSSEGFYEEVKELRERSKEIPDDHLICLVGDMITEEALPTYQTMLNTLDGVRDETGASLTSWAIWTRAWTAEENRHGDLLNKYLYLSGRVDMKQIEKTIQYLIGSGMDPRTENSPYLGFIYTSFQERATFISHGNTARLAKEHGDMKLAQICGIIASDEKRHETAYTKIVEKLLEIDPDGTVLAFADMMKKKISMPAHLMYDGLDDNLFEHFSAVAQRLGVYTAKDYADILDFLINRWKVGELTGLSGEGKRAQDFVCTLAPRIRRLEERAQERAKQAPCVPFSWIYGREVQL, from the exons GGTTGAAATTCCAAAAAAGCCCTTCATGCCTCCACGTGAGGTACATGTTCAAGTCACACATTCAATGCCACCTCAGAAGATGGAGATTTTTAAGTCATTAGAGGACTGGGCAGAAaataatatcttggtgcatctGAAGCCGGTTGAGAAGTGTTGGCAGCCCCAGGATTTTCTCCCTGATCCATCATCAGAAGGATTTTATGAAGAGGTTAAGGAACTGAGAGAACGCTCTAAGGAGATCCctgatgatcatttaatttgctTGGTTGGGGATATGATCACTGAAGAAGCTCTTCCTACATATCAAACAATGCTCAACACCCTTGATGGAGTTCGAGATGAGACAGGGGCAAGCCTTACTTCTTGGGCTATCTGGACGAGGGCTTGGACTGCTGAAGAGAACAGACATGGGGACCTTCTCAACAAGTATCTATACCTTTCTGGTAGAGTGGACATGAAACAAATTGAGAAAACAATCCAGTATCTGATAGGTTCTGGAATG GATCCTAGGACAGAGAACAGCCCCTACCTTGGTTTTATATACACCTCATTCCAGGAGAGGGCAACTTTCatttcccatgggaatactgCCAGGCTTGCCAAGGAACATGGGGACATGAAGTTGGCTCAGATATGTGGTATAATTGCTTCAGATGAGAAACGCCATGAGACAGCGTATACTAAGATAGTGGAGAAACTGTTGGAAATCGACCCAGATGGTACCGTGCTTGCCTTTGCTGacatgatgaagaagaagatctcAATGCCTGCCCATCTGATGTACGATGGTCTGGATGACAACCTCTTCGAGCACTTCTCGGCAGTGGCCCAGCGTTTGGGCGTCTACACGGCCAAGGACTATGCTGACATACTTGATTTCCTTATTAATAGGTGGAAAGTGGGGGAGTTAACTGGCCTCTCTGGGGAAGGTAAGAGAGCCCAGGACTTCGTCTGCACTCTTGCTCCCAGGATCAGGAGACTTGAAGAAAGAGCTCAGGAGAGGGCGAAGCAAGCACCATGCGTACCTTTCAGTTGGATCTATGGCCGGGAAGTGCAACTCTGA